The Clostridium sporogenes genome contains a region encoding:
- a CDS encoding ATP-dependent Clp protease proteolytic subunit gives MIFYGNENEKEGKSKETPNIVMEKLLKSRTIVISGEINQPLAEKVITQLLILEEMGDEPIKIFINSQGGHVEAGDTIHDMIKFIKPKVIMIGTGWVASAGITIYLAADKENRYSLPNTRYMIHQPLGGFNGQATDIGIEAEEILRVRKRINTIISEATGQPLEKVEKDTDRNYWLSSNDAIKYGIVNKVISSHSELNN, from the coding sequence ATGATTTTTTATGGTAATGAGAATGAAAAAGAAGGAAAATCAAAAGAAACCCCAAATATAGTAATGGAAAAATTGTTAAAATCAAGAACTATTGTTATTTCTGGTGAAATTAACCAACCTTTAGCTGAAAAGGTAATTACTCAACTGTTAATTCTTGAAGAAATGGGAGATGAGCCTATTAAAATATTTATAAATAGTCAAGGTGGACATGTTGAAGCTGGAGATACAATACATGATATGATAAAATTCATCAAACCAAAAGTTATTATGATAGGCACAGGTTGGGTAGCAAGTGCAGGCATAACAATTTACCTTGCAGCTGATAAAGAAAATAGATATTCTCTTCCTAATACAAGATATATGATTCATCAACCATTAGGAGGCTTTAATGGTCAAGCTACAGACATAGGTATTGAAGCTGAAGAAATATTAAGAGTTCGCAAAAGAATTAATACAATTATAAGTGAGGCTACTGGTCAACCACTAGAAAAAGTTGAAAAAGACACCGATAGGAATTATTGGTTAAGCTCTAATGATGCTATAAAATATGGTATAGTTAATAAAGTAATATCAAGCCACTCTGAGTTAAATAATTAA
- a CDS encoding DegV family protein: protein MEKIALITDTTSDLPEDILEKYNIKQLAFRIIYKDRELKDRFDISSKEVYDNLEVEVPTSSLPSMEDMDNLFTQLEGEGYTHVIAVVLSSGLSGIYNGMKIVSENHPKLTTYICDSKSISLGEGVLLMESARMLEEGKSFNEIVEAIPKIRESVKTFFVVGTLEYLKKGGRIGKVAGTIAELLNIKPIISIDNEDGKYYTYTKVRGRKQSLAKLIDIAKEFLEKGKCKIYVMHGNAEEEAKTVFEVLKNLPNVTFAMLGGCISPVSGAHSGPGLVGVACLRDIDYCGN, encoded by the coding sequence TTGGAAAAAATTGCATTGATTACTGATACAACTAGTGATTTACCAGAAGATATACTAGAAAAATATAACATAAAGCAGTTAGCTTTTAGAATAATATATAAAGATAGGGAACTAAAAGATAGATTTGATATAAGTTCTAAAGAGGTTTATGACAATCTAGAAGTAGAAGTTCCTACATCCTCACTACCATCTATGGAGGATATGGATAATCTTTTTACACAGTTAGAGGGAGAAGGATATACCCATGTAATAGCTGTAGTTTTATCCAGTGGATTATCAGGAATATATAATGGAATGAAAATAGTAAGTGAAAACCATCCAAAACTTACAACATATATATGTGATTCTAAATCTATATCCTTAGGTGAAGGCGTATTACTAATGGAATCTGCAAGAATGCTAGAAGAAGGTAAAAGTTTTAATGAAATAGTTGAAGCTATTCCTAAAATAAGAGAAAGTGTTAAAACATTTTTTGTAGTTGGAACCCTTGAATATCTAAAAAAAGGTGGAAGAATAGGAAAAGTTGCAGGAACTATAGCAGAGCTTTTAAATATTAAACCTATAATTTCTATAGATAATGAAGACGGTAAATATTATACATATACAAAAGTAAGAGGAAGAAAACAATCTCTAGCCAAACTTATAGATATAGCCAAAGAATTTTTGGAAAAGGGTAAATGTAAAATTTATGTTATGCATGGAAATGCAGAAGAAGAAGCTAAGACAGTTTTTGAAGTCCTTAAAAATTTACCTAATGTTACTTTTGCTATGCTTGGAGGATGTATAAGCCCAGTTTCAGGTGCCCATAGTGGTCCAGGGTTAGTGGGTGTTGCATGTCTTAGAGATATAGATTATTGTGGAAATTAA
- a CDS encoding LytTR family DNA-binding domain-containing protein, which yields MKISIEVDNEIKENEVIIRCSELSEDVKNIEIMLNDMLSHKKQITFYRGDTEYYLSLEEILFFETEGNGIGAHTIDNIYNVKYKLYELEEFLPGYFMRVSKSTILNTNHIYSITRRISSSSKVEFQNTHKQVYVSRYYYKPLKIKLLEKRK from the coding sequence ATGAAAATAAGTATTGAAGTAGATAATGAAATTAAAGAAAATGAAGTTATTATTAGATGTAGTGAACTAAGCGAAGATGTTAAAAATATTGAAATTATGCTTAACGATATGTTGTCACACAAAAAACAGATAACTTTTTATAGAGGTGATACTGAGTATTATCTTTCTTTAGAAGAAATTTTATTTTTTGAAACTGAAGGAAATGGTATTGGTGCACATACTATTGATAATATATACAATGTAAAGTATAAGCTTTACGAACTTGAAGAATTTTTACCAGGATATTTTATGAGAGTTTCAAAATCCACAATTTTAAATACAAATCATATTTACTCCATAACACGTAGAATATCATCATCAAGTAAGGTTGAATTTCAAAATACTCACAAACAAGTATATGTTTCAAGATATTATTATAAACCATTAAAAATTAAATTATTAGAAAAGAGGAAATGA
- a CDS encoding DUF2179 domain-containing protein: protein MLSYYAFIFFAKIMEVALMTVRTVLITRGEKLYGSIIGFIEVTIWLYVTSSVLSGIKDDPIRMVVYALGFTCGNYMGCVIEEKLAIGLLTINVIASESDGKRLAEILRDENVGVTMVDAEGKIEQKKMLIIHAKRKRREEIIRTIEGSDINAMISINDIKTVYGGYGIRK from the coding sequence ATGTTATCATATTATGCATTTATATTTTTTGCTAAAATTATGGAAGTGGCACTAATGACGGTTAGAACCGTTTTGATTACTCGTGGTGAAAAATTATATGGGTCAATTATAGGTTTTATAGAAGTAACTATATGGCTTTATGTAACTAGTTCTGTTTTAAGTGGAATTAAAGATGACCCTATAAGAATGGTAGTTTATGCTTTAGGTTTTACTTGTGGTAATTATATGGGCTGTGTAATAGAAGAAAAATTAGCTATAGGCCTATTAACTATAAATGTTATAGCTTCAGAATCAGATGGTAAAAGATTGGCAGAAATATTAAGAGATGAAAATGTAGGAGTAACCATGGTAGATGCAGAAGGGAAAATAGAACAAAAGAAAATGCTTATAATACACGCTAAGAGAAAGAGAAGAGAGGAAATCATAAGAACCATAGAAGGTAGCGATATAAATGCAATGATATCTATAAATGATATAAAAACTGTTTATGGTGGTTATGGTATAAGAAAATAA
- a CDS encoding LTA synthase family protein → MERALKLKNIIKKIVIRNLDIILFLILVSLKVMFYGKEISPEFFSYKYILLPVIASVGVLLGIGYFLPKHKRTKFLYVLNIIISSIILADLLYYRYYKDIISIGAIRNAFLLGGVASSITSLFKLMDCVYFLDILLIIPFLKVYRNMPYKENKKIIRIGMGSLILAGAVLLNGINIYKLSVDQPGLLNTMSNRIYITKVLGNVNFHVIDAYQFTKNKINNSKKLPEAKEKELVNTFEGKSEIQGNKLKGVGEGKNLIVIQVEALQQFAINAKVEGQEVTPNLNKWLNKSMYFDNYFYQVAAGNTSDAEFLSNNSLYPAASGAAYYMYSGNQFKSLPSTLQDKGYYTAAMHGYKDGFWNRNVMYKAQKFQDFYGESTYNIDEEVGLGLSDKSFFNQSLEKMKTFKQPFYSFLISLSSHFPYDDVKGYGEFNVGKYEGSFLGNYLKGIHYTDAQLGIFLENLEKDGYLDNSIVVIYGDHNAISKNYIQELYDFVGEKSPNDLKWYELQKVPMMIHFPQDQNKGVNHTYGGQIDLYPTLANLYNLPRKYMLGNDLLNVKEPKVTFRNGSFTDGRVFYISWTGEYYDIKTGEKITETEELKAKKQESSKDLQSSDELLNHNLIKKLESESKEEGESEQSK, encoded by the coding sequence ATGGAGAGGGCTTTAAAGTTGAAAAATATAATTAAGAAAATAGTTATTAGAAATTTAGATATAATACTATTTCTGATCTTAGTAAGTTTAAAAGTAATGTTTTATGGGAAAGAAATATCTCCAGAATTTTTTAGCTATAAGTATATATTATTACCAGTTATAGCATCTGTAGGGGTATTATTAGGTATAGGCTATTTTTTACCAAAACATAAAAGAACTAAATTTTTATATGTGTTAAATATAATAATTAGTTCAATAATTTTAGCAGATTTACTATATTACAGATATTATAAAGATATTATATCTATAGGAGCTATAAGAAATGCCTTTTTATTAGGGGGAGTTGCCTCTAGTATTACAAGTTTGTTTAAACTTATGGATTGTGTGTATTTTTTAGATATATTATTGATTATACCTTTCCTAAAAGTGTATAGAAATATGCCTTATAAGGAAAATAAAAAAATTATAAGAATAGGTATGGGATCTTTAATATTAGCAGGAGCTGTTCTATTAAATGGTATAAATATATATAAATTATCAGTAGATCAACCGGGATTGCTGAATACTATGAGTAATAGGATATATATAACTAAGGTTTTAGGGAATGTAAATTTTCATGTTATAGACGCTTATCAGTTTACAAAGAATAAGATAAACAATAGTAAAAAACTTCCGGAAGCTAAAGAGAAGGAACTAGTAAATACTTTTGAGGGGAAATCAGAAATACAGGGAAACAAATTAAAAGGTGTAGGAGAAGGTAAAAACTTAATAGTTATACAAGTAGAAGCACTTCAACAATTTGCTATAAATGCAAAGGTGGAAGGGCAGGAAGTAACACCTAATTTAAATAAATGGCTAAATAAAAGTATGTATTTTGATAATTATTTTTATCAAGTAGCAGCAGGAAATACATCTGATGCGGAATTTTTGTCTAATAATTCATTGTATCCAGCAGCTTCAGGAGCAGCTTATTATATGTATAGTGGTAATCAATTTAAATCATTACCAAGCACACTTCAAGATAAAGGATACTATACAGCAGCTATGCATGGATATAAGGATGGATTTTGGAATAGAAATGTAATGTATAAAGCCCAAAAATTCCAAGATTTTTACGGGGAAAGTACTTATAATATAGATGAAGAAGTAGGATTAGGTCTTAGTGATAAATCTTTCTTTAATCAATCTTTGGAAAAAATGAAGACTTTTAAACAACCTTTTTATAGTTTTTTAATAAGTTTAAGTAGTCATTTCCCTTATGATGATGTAAAAGGATACGGGGAATTTAATGTAGGAAAATATGAAGGTTCATTTTTAGGAAATTATTTAAAGGGTATACACTATACAGATGCCCAATTAGGAATATTTTTAGAGAACCTTGAAAAAGATGGATATTTAGATAATTCAATTGTAGTTATTTATGGAGATCATAATGCTATATCTAAAAATTATATACAAGAGTTGTATGACTTTGTAGGAGAAAAATCACCAAATGATTTAAAATGGTATGAACTTCAAAAGGTACCTATGATGATACATTTCCCACAGGATCAAAATAAAGGAGTAAATCATACTTATGGTGGTCAAATAGATTTATATCCTACATTGGCTAATTTATATAATTTGCCTAGGAAATATATGTTAGGTAACGATTTATTAAATGTAAAAGAACCTAAAGTTACTTTTAGAAATGGATCCTTTACTGATGGAAGAGTTTTCTATATATCCTGGACAGGAGAATATTATGATATAAAAACTGGAGAAAAGATTACTGAAACAGAAGAACTAAAGGCTAAAAAGCAGGAAAGTTCAAAGGATTTACAAAGTTCAGATGAACTATTAAATCATAATTTAATAAAGAAATTAGAAAGTGAATCAAAAGAGGAAGGGGAAAGTGAGCAAAGTAAATAG
- a CDS encoding DUF2812 domain-containing protein — MKNKYVMIGGFAFSEESDMEKLRNYAKNGWILESIVGGFFYKLRKDEPQDIIYSLDYQTDVNEEYFHMFKEAGWNIVISLGNEMHIFSAQYGTKPIYSDFESNLGKYISMQNTVGKSSIYSLIVGIILIILSFFINNIFLTGLLLIDFIVFIFSFMPYVAYSYRIKKMKKYNKNKKNL, encoded by the coding sequence ATGAAAAATAAATATGTAATGATCGGTGGATTTGCATTTAGTGAAGAAAGTGATATGGAAAAACTAAGAAATTATGCAAAAAATGGATGGATATTAGAAAGTATAGTAGGAGGATTTTTTTATAAGTTAAGAAAAGATGAACCTCAAGATATAATATATAGTTTAGATTATCAAACAGATGTAAATGAAGAATATTTTCATATGTTTAAAGAGGCAGGATGGAATATTGTTATTTCTTTAGGCAATGAAATGCATATTTTTTCAGCACAATACGGCACTAAACCTATTTATAGTGATTTTGAATCAAATTTAGGTAAATATATATCAATGCAAAACACAGTAGGAAAATCATCAATTTATTCTTTAATTGTAGGTATAATATTAATAATTTTATCATTTTTTATAAATAACATTTTTTTAACCGGATTATTATTAATAGATTTTATTGTATTTATATTTAGCTTTATGCCCTATGTAGCTTATAGTTATAGAATCAAAAAAATGAAAAAATATAATAAAAATAAAAAAAATTTATAG
- a CDS encoding PadR family transcriptional regulator — MSRKDSINTGELTDSAFYILSSVIEKKHGYLIMKTIEKFTNNEVTIGPASLYTTLKKLLKAGLVELNSNVDENKKVYRITDKGKEMLIKEINRKKQMITFAENFLK; from the coding sequence ATGTCAAGGAAAGATTCTATTAATACTGGTGAGCTAACAGATTCTGCTTTTTATATTTTATCTAGTGTTATTGAAAAAAAGCATGGATACCTAATTATGAAAACTATTGAGAAGTTTACTAATAATGAAGTTACTATTGGACCGGCATCTCTTTATACAACACTTAAAAAACTTTTGAAAGCAGGACTAGTGGAATTAAATTCTAATGTAGATGAAAACAAGAAAGTTTATAGGATAACAGATAAAGGAAAAGAAATGCTTATAAAAGAAATAAATCGTAAAAAACAGATGATTACCTTTGCTGAAAATTTTTTGAAGTAG
- a CDS encoding NupC/NupG family nucleoside CNT transporter, with protein MERFISFIGIFVFLGICYLISENKKKVRFKLVFAGIIIQFIFAFLILKTSIGRIIFEKLSDFITAILGFTKNGSEFLFGGLVNNVDSFGYIFAFQVLPTIIFFSSLMAVLYYLGIMQFLIKHIANFMAKTLGTSGAESLSAAANIFVGQTEAPLIVKPYIEKMTRSELHSVMVGGMATVAGSVMAGYIGMGISSAHLLSASIMSAPAAFVAAKIIVPETKEPVTKGNVNCEVEKLDKNVIDAAARGASEGLHMALNVGAMLIAFVAIIAMLNAGLEGIGHLVGINGLNFENILGYICAPFAYVMGIPSQDMLTAGSLIGQKTVINEFVAYSNLSTLIKQGTLNPRTITILTYALCGFANFSSIAVQLGGIGELAPKRRSEIAQLGFKALVGGTVASFLTACIAGILI; from the coding sequence ATGGAAAGATTTATAAGTTTCATAGGTATTTTTGTTTTCTTAGGTATCTGTTATTTAATATCAGAAAACAAGAAAAAGGTTAGGTTTAAACTAGTCTTTGCAGGAATTATTATTCAATTTATTTTCGCTTTTTTAATTTTAAAGACATCCATTGGTAGAATAATTTTTGAAAAACTTTCTGATTTTATTACAGCTATTTTAGGGTTTACCAAAAATGGTTCAGAGTTTTTATTTGGCGGATTAGTTAACAATGTGGATAGTTTTGGGTATATATTTGCTTTTCAAGTATTGCCAACTATTATATTTTTCTCATCTTTAATGGCAGTTCTATATTATTTAGGTATTATGCAATTTTTAATAAAACATATAGCTAATTTTATGGCTAAAACTTTAGGAACTTCCGGTGCTGAATCTCTGTCTGCTGCTGCAAACATATTTGTTGGACAAACTGAAGCTCCTTTAATAGTAAAACCTTACATAGAAAAAATGACAAGGTCTGAACTTCATTCTGTTATGGTTGGTGGAATGGCTACAGTAGCCGGTAGTGTAATGGCTGGATATATAGGTATGGGAATAAGTTCAGCTCACTTATTATCAGCCTCTATAATGTCTGCACCAGCAGCCTTTGTGGCAGCAAAAATAATAGTGCCTGAAACGAAGGAACCTGTAACTAAGGGTAACGTTAATTGTGAAGTAGAAAAATTAGATAAGAACGTAATTGATGCAGCGGCTAGAGGTGCCTCTGAAGGTCTTCATATGGCTCTTAATGTTGGAGCTATGTTAATAGCTTTTGTTGCTATAATCGCTATGTTAAATGCAGGTTTAGAGGGTATTGGACACTTAGTTGGAATTAATGGCTTAAACTTTGAAAATATATTAGGCTATATTTGTGCTCCTTTTGCTTATGTAATGGGTATCCCCTCTCAGGATATGTTAACAGCTGGTTCTCTTATTGGACAAAAGACTGTTATAAACGAATTCGTAGCATATTCAAATTTATCAACACTTATAAAGCAAGGAACGCTAAATCCAAGAACAATAACTATACTAACCTACGCCCTATGTGGATTTGCTAATTTCAGTTCCATAGCAGTACAACTAGGTGGTATAGGAGAACTGGCGCCAAAAAGAAGAAGTGAAATTGCTCAGCTTGGCTTTAAAGCACTAGTAGGTGGTACAGTAGCTAGCTTCTTAACAGCTTGTATTGCTGGAATATTAATATAG
- a CDS encoding sigma-54 interaction domain-containing protein — protein sequence MVNYDNNMCLEDLFSHENGEKFLSISVLQTAFNVAYEGLILIDKNYNILKINTMGLNILNSTEDKLKKYSIKDIIRNFNFIEDCLQKGIHKFSIDSSFFINNNSIRCITNIMPVKFQDSIIGAIVSIRDTRHIHKLVNNVVGYKASYTFDDIITKNQKMKSIIELAKKASESDCSILIDGNSGTGKELFAQAIHNHSNRCNGPFVAVNCAAIPRELVESELFGYEKGAFTGASKGGYPGKFELADGGTIFLDEIGELPLDIQSKLLRVLDNLKIMRVGGTHEKKIDIRVLAATNRNLSEEVSNKNFRGDLYYRLNVINVHLIPLKDRAEDVEALTNCFVDKLNIKNPGNFKKIAPEFMDKLKAYHWPGNVRELRNIVERSYYICEDNIITDKFLNNKLMKNEHHSCCIGREDPIVPLDVLEHKAIEKALIHCKGNIVQASELLGISRATIYRKINKYSIDLNEILENKQD from the coding sequence TTGGTAAATTACGATAATAATATGTGTTTAGAAGACCTATTTTCTCATGAAAACGGTGAAAAGTTTTTATCTATTTCTGTTCTTCAAACAGCTTTTAATGTAGCTTATGAAGGACTTATTCTTATTGATAAAAATTATAACATATTAAAAATAAACACCATGGGTTTAAACATATTAAATTCTACAGAAGATAAATTAAAAAAATATTCCATAAAAGATATCATAAGAAATTTCAACTTTATAGAAGATTGCCTACAAAAAGGGATTCACAAATTTAGCATAGACTCCTCTTTTTTTATAAATAATAACTCTATAAGATGTATTACAAATATAATGCCTGTAAAGTTTCAGGATTCTATTATAGGAGCTATTGTATCTATAAGAGATACAAGACATATACATAAATTAGTTAACAATGTAGTTGGCTATAAAGCTTCCTATACCTTTGATGATATAATAACAAAAAATCAAAAAATGAAAAGTATAATAGAATTAGCCAAAAAAGCTTCTGAATCTGATTGCAGTATCTTAATTGATGGTAATAGTGGGACTGGTAAAGAGCTGTTTGCTCAAGCTATTCATAACCATAGCAATAGATGCAACGGTCCCTTTGTTGCAGTAAATTGTGCTGCTATTCCTAGAGAATTAGTGGAAAGTGAATTATTTGGATATGAAAAAGGTGCTTTCACAGGAGCTTCTAAAGGTGGTTATCCTGGTAAATTTGAGCTGGCTGATGGTGGAACTATATTTTTAGATGAAATTGGAGAATTACCATTAGATATACAATCTAAACTATTAAGAGTTCTAGACAACTTAAAAATAATGCGAGTAGGTGGCACTCACGAAAAGAAAATAGATATTCGAGTACTAGCAGCTACTAATAGAAATTTATCAGAAGAAGTTTCTAATAAAAATTTTAGAGGAGATCTTTATTACAGGTTAAACGTTATAAATGTTCATCTCATTCCTTTAAAAGATAGGGCAGAGGATGTTGAAGCCTTAACCAATTGTTTTGTAGATAAACTAAATATAAAAAATCCAGGCAACTTTAAAAAAATAGCTCCTGAATTTATGGATAAACTTAAAGCTTACCATTGGCCTGGTAATGTACGTGAACTTAGAAATATAGTAGAAAGAAGCTACTATATTTGTGAAGATAATATTATTACAGACAAATTTTTAAATAACAAATTAATGAAAAATGAGCACCATAGCTGTTGTATTGGAAGAGAAGATCCTATAGTTCCATTAGATGTTTTAGAACATAAAGCCATTGAAAAAGCTCTAATTCATTGTAAAGGAAATATAGTACAGGCTTCTGAATTATTAGGCATAAGTAGAGCAACTATATATAGAAAAATAAATAAATATAGTATAGATTTAAATGAAATATTAGAAAATAAACAGGATTAA
- a CDS encoding LiaF transmembrane domain-containing protein encodes MKKHRIFWGVFLIVAGIFLIINKLGYLPDVNVFSLLLTVFLVVVIMKSLLRINFAGILFPSAFICIIYDKQFGITNITPWTVLIAALLGSIGLSMIFHKRPKWVNNKHNHEDYKFEKIDIEDESHVKFKSSFGASIKYINSNNFQQADFDCSFGAMKVYFDNAIMSNDNDAIVRINASFSGIELYVPKNWNIDDKTNVFLGAISEKNKSDKTTTNTLTIIGDITFSGVEIIYI; translated from the coding sequence ATGAAAAAACACAGAATATTTTGGGGAGTTTTCCTTATAGTAGCGGGAATATTTTTAATTATAAATAAGCTTGGATATTTGCCTGATGTAAATGTGTTTAGCTTATTGTTAACAGTTTTTTTAGTAGTAGTTATTATGAAAAGTTTGCTTCGTATCAACTTTGCAGGTATTTTATTCCCTAGTGCATTTATTTGCATAATATATGATAAACAATTTGGGATTACTAACATTACACCATGGACTGTATTGATTGCGGCACTACTTGGTAGTATTGGTCTTTCTATGATTTTTCATAAGCGTCCTAAATGGGTTAATAACAAACATAATCATGAAGATTATAAGTTTGAGAAAATTGATATAGAAGACGAAAGTCATGTTAAATTTAAAAGTTCATTTGGTGCTAGTATAAAATATATAAATTCGAATAATTTCCAGCAAGCAGATTTTGATTGTTCTTTTGGAGCTATGAAGGTTTATTTTGATAATGCAATTATGTCTAATGATAATGATGCTATAGTTAGAATTAATGCTTCTTTTTCAGGAATAGAACTATATGTGCCTAAGAATTGGAACATTGATGATAAAACTAATGTATTCTTAGGAGCTATTAGTGAAAAAAACAAAAGTGATAAAACAACAACTAACACTTTAACAATAATTGGTGATATTACTTTTTCAGGAGTAGAAATAATTTATATCTAA
- the asnS gene encoding asparagine--tRNA ligase, with protein sequence MDITLIKSLYRETEKYMDKEVKINGWVRTVRDSKNFAFVEVNDGSFFKNVQIILEASLENFKELCKMPISTSVEIEGVIQATPNAKQPFEIKATRVSIEGKSSTDYPLQKKRHTFEYLRTIAHLRPRSNAFSAVFRVRSLAAYAVHKFFQERGFVYTNTPIITGSDCEGAGEMFQLTTMDLNNIPKTEEGKIDFSKDFFGSPANLTVSGQLSAETFALAFRNVYTFGPTFRAENSNTARHASEFWMIEPEMAFAELTDYLDNAEDMVKFVINYVMENAPEEMAFFNSFVDKGLFDRLDNVINSDFKRITYTEAVELLQKSGAKFDYPVEWGIDLQTEHERYLTEQIFKKPVFVTDYPKDIKAFYMRLNDDGKTVAAADLLVPGVGEIIGGSQREERLDVLEKRMEELDLNKEDYWWYLELRKYGETKHSGYGLGFERILMYITGMTNIRDVIPFPRTPGSAEF encoded by the coding sequence ATGGATATAACTTTAATAAAATCACTTTACAGAGAAACTGAAAAATACATGGATAAAGAAGTTAAAATTAATGGATGGGTAAGAACAGTAAGAGATTCTAAAAACTTCGCTTTTGTAGAAGTAAATGACGGAAGTTTCTTTAAAAATGTTCAAATAATACTTGAGGCTTCTTTAGAAAATTTTAAAGAATTATGTAAAATGCCAATAAGTACATCAGTAGAAATAGAAGGGGTAATTCAAGCTACACCAAATGCAAAACAACCTTTTGAAATAAAGGCTACAAGAGTTTCAATAGAAGGTAAATCAAGCACAGATTACCCTCTACAAAAGAAAAGACATACTTTTGAATATTTAAGAACTATAGCTCATTTAAGACCAAGAAGTAATGCTTTCTCAGCAGTATTTAGAGTACGTTCTTTAGCTGCTTATGCAGTGCATAAATTTTTCCAAGAAAGAGGATTTGTTTATACAAATACTCCAATAATAACAGGTAGTGACTGCGAAGGCGCAGGAGAAATGTTCCAATTAACTACTATGGATTTAAACAATATACCAAAAACTGAAGAAGGAAAAATAGATTTTTCAAAGGATTTCTTTGGATCACCTGCAAACCTTACAGTAAGTGGTCAGCTTTCAGCAGAAACTTTTGCTTTAGCCTTTAGAAATGTATATACTTTTGGACCAACTTTTAGAGCAGAAAACTCAAATACTGCAAGACACGCATCAGAATTTTGGATGATAGAACCTGAAATGGCTTTTGCAGAACTTACAGATTACTTAGATAATGCAGAAGATATGGTTAAGTTTGTAATAAACTATGTAATGGAAAATGCTCCAGAAGAAATGGCATTTTTCAATAGCTTCGTAGATAAAGGTTTATTTGATAGATTAGATAACGTTATAAACTCTGATTTTAAGAGAATAACTTATACAGAAGCAGTAGAATTACTTCAAAAATCAGGAGCAAAATTCGATTATCCAGTAGAATGGGGAATAGATCTTCAAACTGAACATGAAAGATATTTAACAGAACAAATATTTAAAAAACCAGTATTCGTAACAGATTATCCAAAGGATATAAAAGCTTTCTACATGAGATTAAATGATGATGGAAAAACTGTTGCAGCAGCAGACTTACTTGTACCAGGAGTAGGAGAAATAATAGGTGGAAGCCAAAGGGAAGAAAGACTAGATGTATTAGAAAAAAGAATGGAAGAATTAGACCTAAATAAAGAAGACTACTGGTGGTATTTAGAACTAAGAAAATATGGAGAAACTAAACATTCAGGATATGGTTTAGGTTTTGAAAGAATATTAATGTACATCACAGGAATGACTAATATAAGAGACGTAATACCATTCCCAAGAACACCAGGTTCTGCTGAATTTTAA